From Staphylococcus delphini, one genomic window encodes:
- the yfmH gene encoding EF-P 5-aminopentanol modification-associated protein YfmH, which translates to MNETYYQQIDETVYHATLANGLNLFIIPKKDFQKTFVTYTTQFGSLDHRFKPHDADEFVSVPDGVAHFLEHKLFEKEEGDLFTEFAEHDAQVNAFTSFDRTSYLFSATNHIDDNILRLLKMVESPYFSEASVEKEKGIIAEEIKMYQEQPGYRLMFNTLRAMYQEHPVRVDIAGSVESIYEITKDDLYLCYETFYHPSNMVLFVVGDVDPEHIENLVRTHEDARGIVAQPKIERDPLNESTEVIEHQVVEAMALQSPRIMLGLKHPVYDVSRHQGVKEDIEMSFFFEMIYGEETNFYQSLLSQDLIDDTFSYQTVIEPTYSFSLITSATTEPEQLKILLLDELRARIGTLDDQHTFDLLKRQFIGEYISSLNAPEYIANQSTKFYFDGVSLFELLNVIDSITLDTMNETVRRRIDMNALVDSRLEIKTP; encoded by the coding sequence ATGAATGAAACATACTATCAACAAATTGATGAAACGGTCTATCATGCTACTTTGGCGAATGGCTTGAATCTGTTCATTATTCCAAAGAAGGATTTTCAAAAAACGTTTGTGACATACACGACGCAGTTTGGTTCATTAGACCATCGTTTTAAACCACACGACGCAGATGAATTCGTTTCTGTCCCAGATGGTGTTGCCCATTTCTTAGAGCATAAGCTGTTTGAAAAAGAAGAAGGCGACTTATTTACAGAATTTGCAGAACATGATGCACAAGTAAACGCATTTACAAGTTTTGACCGTACGAGTTATTTATTTAGCGCTACAAACCATATCGATGACAACATTCTACGTTTATTGAAAATGGTAGAGTCACCATACTTTTCTGAGGCATCAGTCGAAAAAGAAAAAGGCATTATTGCAGAAGAAATTAAAATGTATCAAGAGCAACCGGGATACCGTTTGATGTTTAATACGTTACGTGCGATGTATCAAGAACATCCTGTACGTGTTGATATTGCAGGGTCAGTTGAGAGCATTTATGAAATTACGAAAGACGATTTATATTTATGTTATGAAACATTTTATCATCCTTCTAATATGGTGCTTTTTGTCGTTGGTGATGTCGATCCAGAGCATATTGAAAATTTAGTGCGTACACATGAAGATGCACGCGGAATCGTGGCACAACCAAAGATTGAACGCGATCCACTCAATGAATCTACTGAAGTGATTGAACATCAAGTCGTTGAAGCGATGGCCCTTCAATCACCAAGAATCATGCTCGGTTTGAAACATCCGGTCTATGATGTGTCACGCCATCAAGGTGTCAAAGAAGATATCGAAATGTCATTTTTCTTTGAGATGATCTATGGTGAAGAGACGAATTTTTATCAGTCATTATTGAGCCAAGATTTAATTGACGATACGTTCAGTTATCAAACAGTCATTGAGCCGACATACAGCTTTTCATTAATTACATCAGCTACGACAGAACCTGAACAGTTAAAAATATTACTATTAGACGAATTACGTGCACGAATCGGTACTTTAGATGATCAGCATACGTTCGATTTGTTAAAACGTCAATTTATTGGTGAATATATCTCGAGTTTAAATGCACCAGAATATATCGCGAATCAATCCACAAAGTTTTATTTTGATGGCGTAAGTTTGTTTGAATTATTGAATGTGATCGATAGTATTACGTTAGATACAATGAATGAAACAGTTCGCCGTCGTATCGATATGAATGCACTTGTCGATAGTCGTTTGGAGATTAAAACGCCATGA
- the yfmF gene encoding EF-P 5-aminopentanol modification-associated protein YfmF: MKQLQEHPDQRISVLSTNKFKTTTMTFKFMAPLDKKTMTQRSLLSKLLVRATQQFPTDKAFNQYLSELYGAYVNSYVSKYKDRHVITVTLEIVNERYLLDDEPLFDKGMALLKEVILNPLVKNGAFDETFVAQEKSLLKKKLTAIEDNKSQIAYLRLLKHMFGEHPYRYMAAGDLDEIDSITATDLYDTYRSMLDNDYCSVYVVGNVEEEATIQHIQTEFNIQPFTYETTQFGQHIQHDASVNEVIEQDNIDQAKLNMGFRFPTQYGEKDFYAFLVFNMMFGGDPSSVLFNEVREQKSLAYSIHSQIDGKNGFLFVMSGVSAKDYQLAKETIIEAFNRFKSGDFTEDKMALAKKIILSGRKESKDRPKNMIEMMHNQLLLEVPETDDQYEARIQAVKHEDIQRLCQNAHLDTIYILTKEDDTDE; the protein is encoded by the coding sequence ATGAAACAACTTCAAGAACACCCGGATCAACGTATATCCGTTTTATCCACGAACAAATTTAAAACGACGACGATGACATTTAAATTTATGGCTCCATTAGATAAAAAGACGATGACGCAACGTTCTTTGTTAAGTAAATTACTCGTCCGTGCCACACAACAATTTCCGACAGATAAAGCATTCAATCAATATCTCTCTGAATTGTATGGTGCTTATGTCAATAGTTACGTGTCGAAGTACAAAGACCGCCACGTCATCACTGTTACACTTGAAATTGTGAATGAACGTTATTTGTTAGATGATGAACCATTATTTGACAAAGGGATGGCATTATTAAAAGAGGTCATTCTTAATCCACTTGTTAAAAACGGCGCCTTTGATGAAACGTTTGTCGCACAAGAGAAAAGTTTATTGAAGAAAAAACTGACAGCGATTGAAGATAATAAATCACAAATTGCATATTTACGTTTACTTAAGCATATGTTTGGTGAACATCCTTACCGTTATATGGCAGCAGGCGACCTTGATGAAATTGATAGCATTACAGCGACAGACTTATATGATACATATCGTTCGATGTTAGATAATGACTACTGTTCAGTATACGTGGTAGGCAATGTTGAGGAAGAAGCGACAATTCAACATATACAAACAGAATTTAATATTCAACCTTTTACATATGAAACGACACAATTCGGTCAACATATCCAGCACGATGCATCAGTTAATGAAGTGATAGAACAAGACAATATCGATCAAGCGAAATTAAACATGGGTTTTCGTTTTCCTACCCAATATGGTGAAAAAGATTTTTATGCATTTCTCGTGTTCAATATGATGTTTGGTGGAGATCCTTCATCAGTGTTATTCAATGAAGTCCGAGAACAAAAGAGTCTCGCTTACTCGATTCATTCACAAATTGATGGTAAAAATGGTTTCCTATTCGTTATGAGTGGGGTTTCAGCTAAAGATTACCAATTAGCTAAAGAAACGATTATCGAGGCATTTAACCGTTTCAAATCAGGTGACTTTACAGAGGACAAAATGGCATTAGCGAAGAAGATCATTTTATCAGGACGTAAGGAATCAAAAGACCGTCCGAAAAATATGATTGAAATGATGCATAACCAATTGTTGCTTGAAGTCCCAGAAACGGATGACCAATATGAAGCGCGTATACAAGCCGTTAAACACGAAGACATTCAACGTCTCTGTCAAAATGCGCATCTCGATACAATTTATATTTTGACAAAGGAGGATGATACGGATGAATGA
- a CDS encoding GntR family transcriptional regulator, with protein MSVNPDVNIVKEWILKEIEAKNIKPGESLPGLLTIARQLNVTTDNVQVAIHELVTEQIITQNFEEGARVKIPQPFFYPLDELMSIGRMISDKGYESGTVFLSLDEEIASLDDCKVMQLEPNSTITVIERIRTANSQPVVYCLDKVTTNVLSHFGTHNQQTSILKAIEAESHQTIAYAETEMEAISYEPYISDALEADPQDGLMLLRQVHYTEDGTPILYSLNYFKSSLVKFRTIRKRL; from the coding sequence ATGTCCGTAAATCCCGACGTTAATATTGTAAAAGAATGGATTCTTAAAGAAATAGAGGCCAAAAACATTAAACCTGGTGAATCATTACCAGGTTTATTGACCATTGCGCGTCAACTCAATGTTACTACAGACAATGTCCAAGTGGCGATTCATGAACTGGTGACTGAACAAATTATTACACAAAATTTTGAAGAAGGCGCACGTGTTAAAATTCCGCAACCCTTTTTCTATCCTTTAGACGAATTGATGAGCATTGGCCGGATGATTTCTGATAAAGGGTATGAAAGTGGAACGGTATTTTTAAGTCTTGATGAAGAAATCGCTTCTCTCGACGACTGTAAAGTGATGCAGTTAGAACCGAATTCGACCATTACAGTGATTGAACGTATCCGCACTGCAAATAGTCAACCTGTTGTCTATTGTTTAGATAAAGTTACGACCAACGTACTATCTCATTTTGGGACGCATAATCAACAAACGTCTATTTTAAAAGCAATTGAAGCTGAAAGTCATCAAACGATTGCTTATGCTGAAACTGAAATGGAAGCGATTAGTTATGAACCTTATATTTCAGACGCACTAGAAGCAGACCCACAAGACGGGCTCATGTTATTGAGACAAGTCCACTACACAGAAGACGGCACGCCGATACTCTATTCTTTAAATTATTTTAAAAGTAGCTTAGTAAAGTTTCGGACAATTCGAAAACGTCTATAA
- a CDS encoding DNA translocase FtsK: MAQTKKRKSQTTRNRKRTSKKKQNDTPIRFILAIVMVIVIMLGVFQLGLVGIAIDSFLNYLFGLTRYLTYFLLLLAIGFIAYNGKLPKTRRLTGSIVLQVALLFVAQIYFMATGGARAKREPVLTYVFQSYDATEHMQFGGGLFGFYLVHLLLPLVSLAGVVLLTLVLLISSGILLLKKRHRDVAKIWLEQFKHSTAASYEKVKTHQSERRMSRKEKKEQKRLAREQQREAEPKDVSDFLEVNLPEDEPTDYPSIPIFGHQSAEVEKQSQAMQTRPTPPPQPDIPQRNQAASSDQRGDIETDESVGSIAEAGAAENQQYKIPPLTLLNEPKHQQTTSKAEVQRKGKLLETTMKNFGVDAKVTQIKIGPAVTQYEVQPAQGVKVSRIVNLHNDIALALAAQDIRIEAPIPGKSAVGIEVPNQKVAIVTLKEVLDEKFPAKNKLEVALGRDISGEPITAELNKMPHLLVAGSTGSGKSVCINGIITSILLNAKPHEVKLMMIDPKMVELNVYNGIPHLLTPVVTNPHKAAQALEKVVAEMERRYDLFQHSGTRNIEGYNDFITRKNKELGEKEALLPYIVVIVDELADLMMVAGKDVETAITRITQMARAAGIHLIIATQRPSVDVITGLIKNNIPSRIAFAVSSQTDSRTIIDSGGAEKLLGKGDMLFIKNGGSTRTRVQGAFLSDQEVQTIVDYVVAQQKANYVKEMEPDAVTEGSTDSESDDPLYNEAYLFVLEQQKASTSLLQRQFRIGYNRASRIMDDLERNQVIGPQKGSKPRQILVDLNDGEV, from the coding sequence ATGGCGCAAACCAAGAAAAGGAAATCCCAAACGACGCGCAACAGAAAGCGTACTTCGAAAAAGAAACAAAACGATACGCCTATTCGATTTATACTCGCTATTGTGATGGTGATTGTCATCATGTTAGGCGTGTTTCAACTCGGCCTCGTTGGAATTGCCATTGATAGCTTTTTAAATTACTTATTTGGTTTAACACGTTATCTTACATACTTTTTACTCTTATTAGCGATTGGTTTTATCGCATATAATGGCAAATTACCTAAAACGCGACGATTGACGGGTTCTATCGTCTTACAAGTTGCGCTCTTGTTTGTTGCACAAATATACTTTATGGCAACAGGTGGTGCGAGAGCAAAACGTGAGCCTGTTTTAACTTACGTCTTTCAAAGTTATGATGCGACTGAACATATGCAATTTGGGGGAGGCTTATTCGGGTTTTATTTGGTACATCTCTTACTCCCACTCGTCTCACTAGCTGGTGTCGTCTTACTTACACTGGTGTTACTTATTTCTAGTGGTATTTTATTACTGAAAAAGCGCCATCGTGATGTGGCCAAAATATGGTTAGAACAGTTTAAACATTCTACAGCCGCATCTTATGAAAAGGTAAAGACACACCAATCTGAACGCCGAATGTCCAGAAAAGAGAAAAAAGAACAGAAGAGATTGGCACGTGAACAACAACGTGAAGCAGAACCGAAAGATGTGTCAGACTTTCTTGAAGTCAACCTTCCAGAAGATGAACCGACTGATTATCCATCGATTCCAATTTTTGGTCATCAATCAGCGGAAGTGGAAAAACAAAGTCAAGCAATGCAAACACGGCCAACGCCACCCCCTCAACCTGATATACCTCAGCGTAATCAAGCGGCGTCAAGTGATCAGAGGGGGGATATAGAAACCGATGAATCAGTAGGCAGTATCGCTGAAGCTGGAGCAGCAGAAAATCAACAATATAAAATCCCGCCATTGACGTTATTGAATGAACCAAAACATCAACAAACGACCTCTAAAGCGGAAGTTCAACGCAAAGGGAAATTACTCGAAACGACAATGAAAAATTTTGGTGTGGATGCGAAAGTGACCCAAATTAAAATCGGACCAGCAGTCACACAATATGAAGTTCAACCTGCACAAGGGGTTAAAGTAAGCCGTATTGTCAACTTGCATAACGATATTGCACTTGCACTTGCAGCTCAAGATATTCGGATTGAAGCGCCTATTCCAGGTAAATCGGCTGTAGGAATTGAGGTGCCGAATCAAAAGGTTGCCATTGTCACGTTAAAAGAAGTATTGGATGAAAAATTCCCAGCTAAAAATAAATTAGAAGTGGCATTAGGGCGAGACATTTCAGGTGAACCGATTACGGCAGAACTGAATAAAATGCCGCATTTATTAGTCGCAGGTTCGACAGGGAGTGGTAAGTCGGTTTGTATTAACGGTATCATTACGAGTATTTTGTTGAATGCTAAGCCACATGAAGTTAAGCTCATGATGATCGACCCTAAAATGGTAGAATTAAATGTGTACAACGGTATTCCGCATTTATTAACACCAGTCGTTACCAATCCACACAAAGCTGCACAAGCACTTGAAAAAGTTGTGGCAGAAATGGAAAGACGTTACGATTTATTCCAACATTCTGGGACGCGAAATATCGAAGGTTATAATGACTTTATTACGCGAAAAAATAAAGAGCTTGGAGAAAAAGAGGCGTTATTACCTTATATTGTGGTCATAGTCGATGAGTTAGCTGACTTAATGATGGTGGCAGGTAAAGATGTTGAAACGGCCATTACACGTATTACACAAATGGCACGTGCTGCAGGGATTCATTTGATTATCGCAACACAACGTCCGTCAGTCGACGTCATTACCGGCTTGATTAAGAACAATATCCCATCTCGTATCGCATTTGCGGTGAGTTCGCAAACAGACTCTCGTACAATCATTGATAGTGGTGGTGCTGAGAAACTGCTAGGTAAAGGAGATATGCTCTTCATTAAAAATGGCGGTTCGACGAGAACACGTGTCCAAGGTGCCTTTTTAAGTGACCAAGAGGTACAAACGATTGTCGATTACGTCGTGGCACAACAAAAGGCCAATTATGTGAAAGAGATGGAACCCGATGCTGTAACTGAAGGCAGTACAGATAGTGAAAGTGATGATCCACTCTATAACGAGGCTTATTTATTCGTCCTTGAACAACAAAAAGCAAGTACGTCTTTGCTTCAACGCCAGTTTAGAATTGGTTATAATCGTGCATCAAGAATTATGGATGATTTAGAACGTAATCAAGTGATTGGCCCGCAAAAAGGCAGTAAACCGAGACAGATTTTAGTTGATTTAAATGATGGAGAGGTGTAA
- the rnjB gene encoding ribonuclease J2, which translates to MNLVKKKNKDIRIIPLGGVGEIAKNMYIVEVDDEMFMLDAGLKFPEDEMLGIDIVIPDIQYVLENKHKLKGIFLTHGHEHAIGAVSYILEQVEAPVYGSKLTIGLVKENLKARQINKKIRYYVVNNESVMRFKGVNVTFFNTTHSIPDSLGVCIHTSYGAIVYTGEFKFDQSLHGHYAPDMKKMAELGEDGVFALLSDSTEAEKPGYNTPENVIESHMFDAFAKVTGRLIVSCYASNFIRIQQVLNIANRLNRKVSFLGRSLESSFSIARKMGYFNIPKDLLIPMSEVENYPKNEVIIIATGMQGEPVEALSQMARQKHKIMNIQKGDSVFLAITASANMEVIIGNTLNELVRAGAHIIPNNKKLHASSHGCMEELKLMLNMMKPEYFIPIQGEFKMQIAHAKLASEAGVNPEKIFLAEAGDVIHYDGQDMSLNEKVNAGNVLIDGIGVGDVGNIVLRDRHLLAEDGIFIAVVTLDPKNRRIAAGPEIQSRGFVYVRESEALLKEAEEKVREIVEAGLQEKRIEWSEMKQNMRDQVSKLLFESTRRRPMIIPVISEI; encoded by the coding sequence TTGAATTTAGTAAAGAAGAAAAATAAAGACATACGCATTATCCCCCTCGGTGGCGTAGGAGAAATCGCCAAAAACATGTATATCGTCGAAGTTGACGATGAAATGTTTATGCTGGATGCAGGACTGAAGTTTCCTGAAGATGAAATGTTAGGGATTGATATCGTCATTCCTGACATTCAATATGTATTAGAAAACAAACATAAATTAAAAGGGATTTTCTTAACACACGGTCACGAGCATGCGATTGGGGCAGTTTCATATATTTTAGAACAAGTGGAAGCACCTGTATACGGTTCTAAATTAACGATTGGTTTAGTGAAAGAAAATTTAAAAGCACGTCAAATTAATAAAAAAATCCGTTATTATGTGGTGAATAATGAATCTGTCATGCGCTTTAAAGGTGTAAACGTTACATTTTTTAATACGACGCACAGTATTCCAGATAGTTTAGGTGTATGTATTCATACGTCATACGGCGCAATCGTGTATACAGGTGAGTTTAAATTCGACCAAAGTTTACACGGTCATTATGCACCTGACATGAAGAAAATGGCTGAACTCGGTGAAGACGGTGTGTTCGCGTTATTGAGTGATTCAACTGAAGCTGAGAAGCCGGGTTACAATACCCCTGAAAATGTCATTGAAAGTCACATGTTTGATGCATTTGCGAAAGTGACAGGTCGTTTAATCGTGTCATGTTATGCATCTAACTTTATTCGTATTCAACAAGTATTAAATATCGCCAATAGATTAAATAGAAAAGTATCATTTTTAGGCCGTTCATTAGAAAGTTCATTTAGTATTGCACGTAAGATGGGCTATTTCAACATTCCAAAAGATCTATTAATTCCTATGAGCGAAGTTGAAAATTATCCGAAAAATGAAGTGATTATCATTGCGACAGGGATGCAAGGTGAACCAGTTGAAGCATTAAGTCAAATGGCACGTCAAAAACATAAAATTATGAACATCCAAAAAGGCGATTCTGTATTTCTTGCGATTACCGCTTCAGCCAATATGGAAGTGATTATCGGTAACACGTTAAATGAACTTGTTCGTGCGGGCGCCCACATTATCCCGAACAACAAAAAACTTCATGCGTCAAGTCACGGTTGTATGGAAGAGTTAAAGCTCATGCTAAATATGATGAAACCTGAATATTTCATTCCAATTCAAGGTGAGTTTAAAATGCAGATCGCACATGCAAAATTAGCGAGTGAAGCGGGAGTGAACCCAGAAAAGATTTTCTTAGCTGAAGCTGGTGATGTAATTCATTATGATGGTCAAGACATGAGCTTGAATGAAAAAGTGAATGCAGGTAATGTACTTATCGATGGTATTGGTGTCGGCGATGTCGGTAATATTGTGTTACGTGATCGTCATTTACTTGCAGAAGATGGTATTTTTATCGCTGTCGTTACGTTGGATCCTAAAAATAGAAGAATTGCAGCCGGACCTGAAATTCAATCGAGAGGTTTTGTTTACGTCCGTGAAAGTGAAGCGTTATTGAAAGAAGCAGAAGAAAAAGTGCGTGAAATTGTTGAAGCAGGATTGCAAGAAAAACGTATTGAATGGTCTGAAATGAAACAAAATATGCGTGATCAAGTGAGTAAGTTACTCTTTGAAAGTACGCGTAGACGACCGATGATTATTCCTGTGATTTCAGAAATATAG
- the pnp gene encoding polyribonucleotide nucleotidyltransferase gives MSQEKKVFKTEWANQPLTIETGQLAKQANGAVLVRYGDTVVLSTATASKEPRDGDFFPLTVNYEEKMYAAGKIPGGFKKREGRPGDEATLTARLIDRPIRPLFPDGYRHDVQIINTVLSADPNCSPEMAAMIGSSMALSVSDIPFQGPIAGVNVGYVDGEYVINPNLEQREKSRLDLEVAGHKDAVNMVEAGASEITEAEMLEAILFGHEEIKRLCAFQEEIIAHLQPEKREFIPEEKNQTLIDSVTQMTKDENLNGAIQTFDKQERDANLDAIKERILANFENEEDPENEALLKEVGTIINTLIKDEVRRLIADEKIRPDGRKPDEIRPLSSEVGLLPRAHGSGLFTRGQTQALSVLTLGSISEYQIIDGLGEEEHKRFMHHYNFPNFSVGETGPVRAPGRREIGHGALGERALKYIIPDEKTFPYTVRIVSEVLESNGSSSQASICGSTLALMDAGVPIKAPVAGIAMGLVTREESYTILTDIQGMEDALGDMDFKVAGTTEGITAIQMDIKIDGLTKEVIEEALEQARKGRLAILEHMMQTIDQPRKELSAYAPKVEIMQIKPEKIRDVIGPGGKQINEIIDATGVKLDIEQDGTVYIGSTEQNMINQARAWIESIVREAEVGQVYDAKVKRIEKFGAFVELFPGKDALVHISQISNERINKVEDVLNIGDTLKVKVTEIDKQGRVNASHKVLL, from the coding sequence ATGTCTCAAGAAAAGAAGGTTTTTAAGACGGAATGGGCAAACCAGCCGTTAACAATAGAAACAGGACAACTCGCAAAACAAGCGAATGGTGCTGTACTCGTACGCTACGGAGACACAGTTGTCTTATCTACAGCGACAGCATCAAAAGAACCACGTGATGGCGACTTTTTCCCATTAACTGTCAACTATGAGGAAAAAATGTATGCCGCGGGTAAAATTCCAGGTGGTTTCAAAAAGCGTGAAGGACGTCCAGGTGATGAAGCGACATTGACTGCACGTTTAATTGACCGTCCTATCCGTCCATTATTCCCAGATGGCTATCGTCATGATGTCCAAATCATTAATACTGTATTGAGTGCGGATCCTAACTGTTCACCTGAAATGGCAGCGATGATCGGTTCATCAATGGCGTTAAGTGTATCAGATATTCCATTCCAAGGCCCAATTGCGGGTGTGAATGTCGGCTATGTTGATGGCGAATATGTCATTAACCCGAATTTAGAACAACGCGAAAAGTCACGTCTTGATTTAGAAGTAGCCGGTCATAAAGATGCGGTGAACATGGTTGAAGCGGGTGCGAGTGAAATTACTGAAGCAGAAATGTTAGAAGCGATTTTATTTGGCCATGAAGAAATCAAACGTTTATGTGCATTCCAAGAAGAAATTATTGCGCATTTACAGCCTGAAAAACGTGAATTTATTCCTGAAGAGAAAAATCAAACACTCATCGATTCAGTGACGCAAATGACAAAAGATGAGAACTTGAATGGTGCGATTCAAACGTTCGACAAACAAGAGCGTGACGCGAATCTTGATGCGATTAAAGAACGTATTTTAGCGAACTTTGAAAACGAAGAAGATCCTGAAAATGAAGCGTTATTAAAAGAAGTTGGCACCATTATTAATACGTTAATTAAAGATGAAGTGCGCCGTTTAATTGCGGATGAAAAAATTCGTCCAGACGGTCGTAAACCTGACGAAATCCGTCCATTATCATCAGAAGTGGGCTTATTACCACGTGCACACGGTTCAGGATTGTTTACACGTGGACAAACTCAAGCCTTGTCAGTGTTAACGTTAGGTTCTATTTCTGAATATCAAATTATCGATGGTTTAGGTGAAGAAGAGCACAAACGCTTCATGCATCACTACAACTTCCCGAACTTCTCAGTAGGTGAGACAGGTCCGGTACGTGCACCAGGTCGTCGTGAAATTGGTCACGGTGCGTTAGGTGAGCGTGCATTAAAATACATTATTCCAGATGAGAAGACGTTCCCTTACACAGTGCGTATCGTTAGTGAAGTGCTAGAGTCTAACGGTTCTTCATCACAAGCGTCTATCTGTGGTTCAACTTTAGCGTTAATGGATGCGGGTGTGCCGATTAAAGCACCGGTTGCAGGGATTGCGATGGGTCTTGTGACGCGCGAAGAAAGCTATACGATTTTAACAGATATTCAAGGTATGGAAGATGCGCTTGGCGATATGGACTTCAAAGTTGCAGGTACGACTGAAGGGATTACTGCGATTCAAATGGACATTAAAATCGATGGCTTAACGAAAGAGGTCATTGAAGAAGCGTTAGAACAAGCGCGTAAAGGTCGTTTAGCTATTTTAGAGCATATGATGCAAACGATTGACCAACCAAGAAAAGAATTGAGTGCTTATGCGCCTAAAGTAGAAATCATGCAAATTAAACCTGAAAAAATCCGCGATGTCATCGGACCAGGTGGTAAACAAATCAACGAAATCATTGATGCGACAGGTGTTAAACTTGATATCGAACAAGATGGTACAGTTTACATCGGTTCAACTGAGCAAAACATGATCAATCAAGCCCGTGCATGGATTGAAAGTATCGTGCGTGAAGCAGAAGTCGGTCAAGTGTATGATGCGAAAGTAAAACGTATTGAAAAATTCGGTGCGTTTGTTGAACTGTTCCCAGGTAAAGATGCATTAGTTCACATTTCACAAATTTCGAACGAACGCATTAATAAAGTGGAAGATGTGTTAAACATCGGTGATACACTGAAAGTCAAAGTGACTGAGATCGATAAACAAGGTCGTGTGAACGCTTCTCACAAAGTGTTGCTTTAA
- the rpsO gene encoding 30S ribosomal protein S15, whose product MAISQERKNELIKEYRTHETDTGSPEVQIAVLTAEITALNDHLRIHKKDHHSRRGLLKMVGRRRHLLNYLRDKDIQRYRELIKSLGIRR is encoded by the coding sequence ATGGCAATTTCACAAGAACGTAAAAACGAATTAATCAAAGAATACCGTACACACGAAACTGACACTGGTTCACCAGAAGTTCAAATCGCTGTGTTAACTGCAGAAATCACTGCATTAAACGATCACTTACGTATTCACAAAAAAGACCACCATTCACGTCGTGGTTTATTAAAAATGGTAGGACGTCGTCGTCACTTATTAAACTACTTACGTGACAAAGACATCCAACGTTACCGTGAATTAATCAAGTCATTAGGTATCCGTCGTTAA
- the ribF gene encoding riboflavin biosynthesis protein RibF, protein MEVIEITHPIQAEQYIQEDVAMALGFFDGLHRGHQALFDELDRVAKEKDLKKAVMTFDPHPSVVLNPKQKRTTYITPLDDKIELLGEQNIDYCLVVNFSSRFAEVTPDEFVQDYLVKNHARVIIAGFDFTFGKYGKGNMAMLQEYQDQFESITIGKQDLNREKISTTAIREALKTGHLAKANEQLGYRYRMKGTVVQGEKRGRTIGFPTANIEPSDDYVWPTLGVYAVSMTIGSSDHIYRGVANIGVKPTFHDDLPQAVIEVNIFDFAENIYGERVTIYWHHYIRPELKFDGIDPLVAQMNDDKARAKHLLAVDFGDDVSYNV, encoded by the coding sequence ATGGAAGTTATCGAAATTACACATCCTATTCAAGCTGAACAATATATTCAAGAGGATGTAGCGATGGCTCTTGGCTTTTTCGATGGGCTACACAGAGGGCATCAAGCATTATTTGATGAATTAGATCGGGTGGCAAAGGAGAAGGATCTGAAGAAAGCGGTCATGACTTTTGACCCACATCCGTCAGTCGTGTTAAATCCTAAACAAAAACGCACGACTTATATTACGCCGTTAGATGATAAAATTGAATTATTAGGCGAACAAAATATTGATTATTGTCTTGTTGTGAATTTTTCTTCACGATTTGCGGAAGTGACACCTGATGAATTTGTGCAAGACTATTTAGTGAAAAATCATGCCCGTGTCATTATTGCTGGGTTTGATTTTACATTTGGTAAGTATGGCAAAGGAAATATGGCGATGCTTCAAGAATATCAAGATCAATTTGAAAGTATCACAATTGGCAAGCAAGATTTGAATCGTGAAAAAATTTCAACAACTGCGATTCGTGAAGCATTGAAAACAGGTCATCTTGCGAAAGCGAACGAACAATTAGGTTACCGTTACCGTATGAAAGGAACTGTCGTACAAGGGGAAAAGCGCGGTCGTACGATTGGTTTCCCGACAGCGAATATTGAACCTAGTGATGACTATGTTTGGCCAACGCTCGGTGTTTATGCGGTCAGTATGACGATTGGTTCAAGTGATCATATTTATCGTGGTGTCGCGAACATTGGTGTGAAGCCGACGTTCCACGATGATTTACCACAAGCTGTCATTGAAGTGAATATTTTTGATTTTGCGGAAAATATTTATGGCGAACGTGTCACAATTTATTGGCACCACTACATCCGACCAGAGTTGAAATTCGATGGGATTGACCCACTTGTTGCGCAAATGAACGATGACAAAGCACGCGCCAAACATTTATTAGCGGTTGATTTTGGTGACGATGTATCATATAATGTATAA